In a genomic window of Cerasicoccus sp. TK19100:
- a CDS encoding PEP-CTERM sorting domain-containing protein (PEP-CTERM proteins occur, often in large numbers, in the proteomes of bacteria that also encode an exosortase, a predicted intramembrane cysteine proteinase. The presence of a PEP-CTERM domain at a protein's C-terminus predicts cleavage within the sorting domain, followed by covalent anchoring to some some component of the (usually Gram-negative) cell surface. Many PEP-CTERM proteins exhibit an unusual sequence composition that includes large numbers of potential glycosylation sites. Expression of one such protein has been shown restore the ability of a bacterium to form floc, a type of biofilm.), whose translation MQIPTLRSLRFVPLTVAGLALSTSAAFGVAFTTFIGPDGGNWNDPANWDNGVPDANDEISLGGFQVVVTDTQAYKDFDTGAPDTGGSIVINSGGSLTNDGGHHAAWGLSSITINSGGAFINDPATEGGVARLRVPTTVAAGGTLVGFQQLQSTINVSGLYQPYNSASANVIAVTSTFNLLSGGELQFDVFGNNDSESFSVASATTDLSIIGSTIRLVGQGGYTPGVNDTFNLFDEVGGTVNVISDASNVIMDGVIAWDTTLWESDGILTVAAVPEPTTYAMFAAMGALGVALLRRRK comes from the coding sequence ATGCAAATACCTACCCTTCGATCCCTGCGCTTTGTCCCGCTAACCGTCGCTGGTCTAGCGCTTAGTACGAGCGCGGCCTTTGGCGTTGCTTTTACCACCTTCATCGGCCCGGATGGGGGTAATTGGAATGACCCGGCTAACTGGGATAACGGTGTGCCGGATGCTAACGACGAGATATCGCTCGGTGGTTTTCAAGTCGTGGTCACCGACACACAGGCTTACAAGGATTTTGATACGGGAGCGCCTGATACCGGCGGCAGCATTGTGATCAACAGCGGTGGCAGCCTGACCAATGACGGCGGCCACCACGCCGCCTGGGGGTTGAGTAGCATCACGATCAACAGCGGTGGTGCGTTCATTAACGATCCGGCAACAGAGGGCGGTGTTGCCCGACTACGTGTGCCCACGACAGTGGCGGCCGGCGGTACGCTCGTTGGCTTTCAGCAGTTGCAATCGACCATCAACGTGAGCGGCCTTTACCAGCCTTATAATTCCGCATCGGCGAATGTCATTGCCGTCACCAGTACCTTCAACCTGCTCAGCGGCGGTGAACTGCAATTTGATGTTTTCGGCAACAACGACAGCGAGAGCTTTTCGGTTGCCAGTGCCACCACTGACCTGTCGATCATTGGATCGACGATTCGCCTCGTTGGCCAGGGTGGTTACACCCCCGGCGTGAATGACACCTTCAACCTCTTTGATGAGGTTGGGGGCACGGTGAACGTCATTAGTGACGCAAGCAATGTCATCATGGATGGCGTCATTGCCTGGGACACCACCCTGTGGGAATCCGACGGTATCCTGACCGTGGCCGCAGTTCCGGAGCCCACGACTTACGCGATGTTTGCCGCAATGGGTGCCCTGGGCGTCGCGCTACTGCGCCGCCGCAAGTAA